From a single Tursiops truncatus isolate mTurTru1 chromosome 20, mTurTru1.mat.Y, whole genome shotgun sequence genomic region:
- the SP6 gene encoding transcription factor Sp6 — protein MLTAVCGSLGSQHSDAPPASPPRLDLQPLQTYQGHTSPEAGDYPSPLQPGELQSLPLGPEVDFSQGYELPGASSRVTCEDLESDSPLAPGPFSKLLQPDMSHHYESWFRPTHPGTEDGSWWDLHPGTSWMDLPHTQGALTSPGHPGALQAGLGGYVGDHQLCAQPPHPHPHHLLPAAGGQHLLGPPDGAKALEAAAPESQGLDTSLDGAARPKGSRRSVPRSSGQTVCRCPNCLEAERLGAPCGPDGGKKKHLHNCHIPGCGKAYAKTSHLKAHLRWHSGDRPFVCNWLFCGKRFTRSDELQRHLQTHTGTKKFPCAVCSRVFMRSDHLAKHMKTHEGAKEEAAGAAAGEGKAGGAEPSGGKGKREAEGSAAPSN, from the coding sequence ATGCTAACCGCCGTCTGTGGCTCTCTGGGCAGCCAGCACTCGGACGCGCCTCCCGCCTCCCCGCCGCGCCTCGACCTGCAGCCTCTCCAAACATACCAGGGCCACACGAGCCCGGAGGCCGGGGACTACCCCTCCCCGCTGCAGCCTGGAGAGCTGCAGAGCCTCCCGCTGGGCCCAGAGGTGGACTTCTCACAGGGCTATGAGCTGCCGGGGGCCTCCTCTCGGGTAACCTGCGAGGACCTGGAAAGCGACAGTCCCTTGGCCCCGGGACCCTTTTCCAAGCTCCTGCAGCCGGACATGTCACACCATTATGAATCGTGGTTCCGGCCGACACACCCAGGCACCGAGGATGGCTCGTGGTGGGACCTTCATCCGGGTACCAGCTGGATGGACCTCCCCCACACTCAGGGCGCGCTGACCTCACCTGGCCACCCCGGGGCGCTTCAGGCTGGCTTGGGGGGCTACGTCGGAGACCACCAGCTTTGTGCCCAGCCGCCCCACCCACACCCGCACCATCTCCTCCCAGCCGCCGGAGGGCAGCACCTCCTCGGGCCTCCCGACGGGGCGAAGGCCTTGGAAGCAGCCGCCCCGGAATCCCAGGGGCTGGATACCAGTCTGGATGGGGCGGCCCGGCCCAAAGGCTCCCGGCGGTCAGTACCCCGCAGCTCAGGCCAGACCGTGTGCCGCTGCCCCAACTGCCTGGAGGCGGAGCGACTGGGGGCTCCGTGCGGGCCCGATGGGGGCAAGAAGAAGCATTTGCACAATTGCCACATCCCGGGCTGTGGGAAAGCCTACGCCAAGACATCGCACCTGAAGGCACACCTGCGCTGGCACAGCGGCGACCGCCCCTTCGTGTGCAACTGGCTCTTCTGCGGCAAGCGCTTCACGCGCTCCGACGAGCTGCAGCGCCACCTCCAGACCCACACCGGCACCAAGAAGTTCCCCTGTGCAGTCTGCAGCCGAGTCTTCATGCGCAGCGACCACCTGGCCAAACACATGAAAACCCACGAGGGCGCCAAAGAGGAGGCTGCCGGGGCGGCGGCGGGAGAGGGCAAGGCCGGCGGAGCGGAGCCCTCCGGGGGCAAAGGCAAGCGCGAGGCCGAGGGCAGTGCGGCTCCCTCCAACTGA